In Bombina bombina isolate aBomBom1 chromosome 6, aBomBom1.pri, whole genome shotgun sequence, a single genomic region encodes these proteins:
- the LOC128665057 gene encoding LOW QUALITY PROTEIN: angiotensinogen-like (The sequence of the model RefSeq protein was modified relative to this genomic sequence to represent the inferred CDS: substituted 1 base at 1 genomic stop codon), translating to MNHLGFRIFEVLRDVNTEDTVLMSYTNLYSSLVSFYLGTSKNTSSNLQEILGFVDPSGDKNCLSKVDGFKVISALRAIDNLLSEDANIDALKILCMFVAKGVPISQQFVENLILSADSIYLASIGFKNRLNAADVINEFLEVQSSKKSKYILKDIDASANLLFTSHMYFNGKMKNSISIPELQDFWIEPYKKISVPMMSGSGMFQYKIDDRANQLVLRIPLGQNNFLLLIQPTNGNTIENIKSSFTWKSYLTLLNRLSTSYITITMPTMEIESAYDIQDMLSRLDLAYLLGKNANFDKISNTDLNVGKIINKVXFKLDDDDSKKVEDLSLDKEALPKEFKLNNPFFLAVFEGTTKALLFAGKVINPVNVN from the coding sequence ATGAATCATCTTGGCTTTCGCATTTTTGAAGTATTGAGGGATGTAAATACAGAAGATACTGTCCTTATGTCTTACACCAACCTATATAGTTCATTGGTGTCCTTTTATCTAGGTACCTCCAAAAATACTTCCTCTAACCTACAGGAAATATTAGGATTTGTTGACCCATCAGGTGATAAAAACTGTTTGTCTAAAGTGGATGGCTTTAAAGTAATTTCCGCACTCAGAGCTATTGACAATCTCCTTTCAGAAGATGCTAATATTGATGCACTCAAGATACTATGTATGTTTGTTGCAAAAGGTGTCCCAATATCTCAACAATTTGTAGAAAATTTGATTCTATCAGCAGATAGTATTTATTTGGCATCGATCGGTTTTAAAAATCGTCTTAATGCTGCAGATGTAATCAATGAATTCCTAGAAGTTCAGTCttcaaaaaaaagtaaatatatattgaaAGACATAGATGCCTCTGCTAACTTACTGTTTACAAGCCACATGTATTTTAATGGTAAGATGAagaattcaatttccatacctgaaCTTCAAGACTTCTGGATAGAGCCTTACAAGAAAATATCTGTACCTATGATGTCGGGGTCTGGAATGTTTCAATATAAAATTGATGACAGAGCCAATCAACTTGTATTAAGAATTCCACTTGGTCAAAACAACTTCTTGTTGCTTATCCAGCCAACCAATGGAAacacaattgaaaatataaaatcTTCCTTTACTTGGAAGTCTTATTTGACATTATTAAATAGATTATCAACCAGCTATATCACAATAACTATGCCAACCATGGAAATAGAAAGTGCTTATGATATCCAAGACATGCTTAGCAGATTGGACCTGGCGTATCTACTTGGAAAGAatgcaaattttgacaaaattagcAACACAGATTTAAATGTTGGAaagattataaataaagtttaatttaaactggATGATGATGACTCAAAGAAAGTAGAAGATCTCTCACTAGATAAAGAGGCCCTACCCAAGGAATTTAAACTGAACAACCCTTTCTTTCTTGCCGTCTTTGAAGGAACAACCAAGGCACTTTTGTTTGCTGGCAAAGTTATAAACCCGGTGAATGTGAATTGA